A portion of the Homalodisca vitripennis isolate AUS2020 chromosome 2, UT_GWSS_2.1, whole genome shotgun sequence genome contains these proteins:
- the LOC124354373 gene encoding uncharacterized protein DDB_G0292186-like: protein MYLLTYNQNHFLVTVQSLEIMQNFVLLLMACLLTVRAKPQVESCENRQCRGPKYSQSDCCRGHSCLSGRDPNTLVCVSFRITRIEPIVARANAYAQWFDDMERKYVGVELDGIERHPEYTNYYGQPHHERSHAQRVVIPQILQLNNVGIGSENHVNISPEAKMSIRPMNNNGINPERNTQVLQSNNGGIRSENHVSISPGENKAIYPMINNGINHVPNRRVLQLNNVGIGSVNHVNISPGAKMAIPPMNNNGILPVQNIHVLQENTGGIHPQKPINIPPKGNSFVHPMNNNGINPVRNTQVLQLHNVGIRSENHVNISPGDNKGIHHINNNGIHPVRNMHVLQNNNEGIRSETRFNISPVANMVNPPMSTKAISPGRNVESFPRQHSDIRPEEPAADKMHVAVKENMILHQRRNIDTPPGENIHNRSDGDKIVFNQGNMVTPPDAHALHSGISDLSHRGKTAVPIKVKMDKGISPS from the exons ATGTATTTACTCACCTACAATCAAAACCACTTTCTTGTTACAGTACAAAGCCTAGAAATTATGCAAAATTTTGTGCTTTTATTGATGGCTTGTCTCTTGACGGTGCGGGCTAAACCACAAGTTGAATCGTGTGAGAATAGACAG TGCCGTGGACCAAAATACTCACAAAGTGACTGCTGTAGAGGACACTCTTGCTTGTCGGGCAGAGATCCTAACACCTTAGTGTGCGTTAGCTTTAGAATAACAAGAATCGAGCCGATTGTTGCCAGAGCGAACGCCTATGCACAGTGGTTCGATGATATGGAGAGGAAGTACGTGGGAGTAGAACTGGATGGAATAGAAAGGCACCCGGAGTATACGAACTATTATGGGCAACCTCATCACGAAAGAAGTCATGCACAGAGAGTAGTTATACCTcagattttacaattaaataacgtGGGTATCGGTTCAGAAAACCATGTGAATATTTCTCCAGAAGCGAAGATGTCCATTCGTCCCATGAATAATAATGGAATCAATCCAGAACGAAACACGCAAGTTTTACAATCAAATAACGGGGGTATCCGTTCAGAAAACCATGTGAGTATTTCCCCGGGAGAAAATAAGGCTATCTATCCCATGATTAATAATGGAATCAATCATGTACCAAACAGGCgagttttacaattaaataacgtGGGTATCGGTTCAGTAAACCATGTGAATATTTCTCCAGGAGCGAAGATGGCCATTCCTCCCATGAATAATAATGGAATCCTTCCtgtacaaaatatacatgtattacaaGAGAATACCGGAGGTATCCATCCTCAAAAACCTATAAATATTCCTCCAAAAGGAAATTCGTTTGTCCATCCCATGAATAATAATGGAATCAATCCTGTACGAAACACGCAAGTTTTACAATTACATAACGTGGGTATCCGTTCAGAAAACCATG TGAATATTTCTCCAGGAGACAATAAGGGTATCCATCACATTAATAATAATGGAATCCATCCTGTAAGAAACATgcatgttttacaaaataataacgaGGGTATCCGTTCAGAAACCCGTTTTAATATTTCTCCAGTAGCGAATATGGTCAATCCTCCCATGAGTACAAAGGCTATCTCTCCTGGTAGAAATGTGGAATCTTTTCCTAGACAACATTCAGATATCCGTCCTGAAGAGCCTGCGGCAGACAAAATGCACGTTGCTGTAAAAGAAAACATGATCCTCCACCAAAGAAGGAACATAGATACACCTCCTGGAGAAAATATACATAACCGTTCTGATggtgataaaattgtttttaaccaaGGTAATATGGTTACTCCTCCCGACGCACATGCTCTTCACAGTGGAATTTCTGACCTGAGTCATCGAGGGAAAACGGCAGTTCCGATTAAAGTAAAAATGGATAAGGGCATCTCTCCCTCGTAA